The following proteins come from a genomic window of Chiroxiphia lanceolata isolate bChiLan1 chromosome 28, bChiLan1.pri, whole genome shotgun sequence:
- the EGR3 gene encoding early growth response protein 3 isoform X1 → MTGKLLEKLPGTMNTLMNQLPDNLYPEEIPNSLNIFSSTSDSVAHYNQMAADNVMDIGLANEKAGQELSSYSGTFQPAPGNKTVTYLGKFAFDSPSNWCQDNIISLMSAGILGVPPSSGALTSTQSSAGSMGPPQGEVDQMYPALPPYSSCSDLYPEPVSFHDPQSNPGLTYSPQDYQAAKPALDSNLFPMIPDYNLYHHPNDMGTITEHKPFQSLDPIRVNPPPITPLETIKAFKDKQIHPGFGGLPQPPLTLKPIRPRKYPNRPSKTPLHERPHACPAEGCDRRFSRSDELTRHLRIHTGHKPFQCRICMRSFSRSDHLTTHIRTHTGEKPFACEFCGRKFARSDERKRHAKIHLKQKEKKAEKGSGGQPPAAPPAAAAATTSPPVALAPAVTTCA, encoded by the exons ATGACAGGCAAACTACTGGAGAAGCTGCCGGGGACCATGAACACTTTGATGAACCAATTGCCTGACAATCTGTACCCAGAGGAGATCCCCAACTCTTTGAATATCTTCTCCAGCACCAGCGACTCGGTGGCTCACTACAACCAGATGGCTGCAG ATAATGTTATGGACATTGGCTTAGCGAACGAAAAGGCCGGTCAGGAATTGTCCTCCTACTCGGGCACTTTTCAACCCGCCCCGGGCAACAAGACTGTCACCTACCTGGGGAAATTCGCTTTCGACTCGCCCTCCAACTGGTGCCAGGACAACATCATCAGCCTGATGAGCGCCGGCATCCTGGGGGTGCCGCCGTCCTCGGGCGCGCTCACCAGCACGCAGAGCTCGGCGGGCAGCATGGGGCCGCCGCAGGGCGAGGTGGACCAGATGTACCCCGCGCTGCCGCCCTACTCCTCCTGCAGTGACCTCTACCCAGAGCCCGTCTCCTTCCACGACCCCCAGAGCAACCCCGGCCTCACCTACTCCCCCCAGGATTACCAGGCGGCCAAGCCCGCCTTGGACAGCAACCTCTTCCCCATGATCCCAGACTATAACCTCTACCACCACCCCAACGACATGGGCACCATCACGGAGCACAAACCCTTCCAGAGCTTGGACCCCATCCGCGTCAACCCGCCCCCCATCACCCCGCTGGAGACCATCAAGGCCTTCAAGGACAAGCAGATCCACCCGGGTTTCGGGGGGCTGCCGCAGCCGCCCCTCACCCTCAAGCCCATCCGACCCCGCAAGTACCCCAACCGGCCCAGCAAGACGCCGCTCCACGAGCGGCCCCACGCCTGCCCCGCCGAGGGCTGCGACCGCCGCTTCTCCCGCTCCGACGAGCTCACCCGCCACCTCCGCATCCACACGGGCCACAAGCCCTTCCAGTGCCGCATCTGCATGCGGAGCTTCAGCCGCAGCGACCACCTCACCACCCACATCCGCACCCACACCGGCGAGAAGCCCTTCGCCTGCGAGTTCTGCGGCCGCAAGTTCGCCCGCTCCGACGAGCGCAAGCGGCACGCCAAGATCCACCTCaagcagaaggagaagaaggcCGAGAAGGGCTCGGGCGGGCAgccccccgccgcgccccccgccgccgccgccgccaccacCTCGCCCCCCGTCGCCCTCGCCCCCGCCGTCACCACGTGCGCTTGA
- the EGR3 gene encoding early growth response protein 3 isoform X2 — protein sequence MDIGLANEKAGQELSSYSGTFQPAPGNKTVTYLGKFAFDSPSNWCQDNIISLMSAGILGVPPSSGALTSTQSSAGSMGPPQGEVDQMYPALPPYSSCSDLYPEPVSFHDPQSNPGLTYSPQDYQAAKPALDSNLFPMIPDYNLYHHPNDMGTITEHKPFQSLDPIRVNPPPITPLETIKAFKDKQIHPGFGGLPQPPLTLKPIRPRKYPNRPSKTPLHERPHACPAEGCDRRFSRSDELTRHLRIHTGHKPFQCRICMRSFSRSDHLTTHIRTHTGEKPFACEFCGRKFARSDERKRHAKIHLKQKEKKAEKGSGGQPPAAPPAAAAATTSPPVALAPAVTTCA from the coding sequence ATGGACATTGGCTTAGCGAACGAAAAGGCCGGTCAGGAATTGTCCTCCTACTCGGGCACTTTTCAACCCGCCCCGGGCAACAAGACTGTCACCTACCTGGGGAAATTCGCTTTCGACTCGCCCTCCAACTGGTGCCAGGACAACATCATCAGCCTGATGAGCGCCGGCATCCTGGGGGTGCCGCCGTCCTCGGGCGCGCTCACCAGCACGCAGAGCTCGGCGGGCAGCATGGGGCCGCCGCAGGGCGAGGTGGACCAGATGTACCCCGCGCTGCCGCCCTACTCCTCCTGCAGTGACCTCTACCCAGAGCCCGTCTCCTTCCACGACCCCCAGAGCAACCCCGGCCTCACCTACTCCCCCCAGGATTACCAGGCGGCCAAGCCCGCCTTGGACAGCAACCTCTTCCCCATGATCCCAGACTATAACCTCTACCACCACCCCAACGACATGGGCACCATCACGGAGCACAAACCCTTCCAGAGCTTGGACCCCATCCGCGTCAACCCGCCCCCCATCACCCCGCTGGAGACCATCAAGGCCTTCAAGGACAAGCAGATCCACCCGGGTTTCGGGGGGCTGCCGCAGCCGCCCCTCACCCTCAAGCCCATCCGACCCCGCAAGTACCCCAACCGGCCCAGCAAGACGCCGCTCCACGAGCGGCCCCACGCCTGCCCCGCCGAGGGCTGCGACCGCCGCTTCTCCCGCTCCGACGAGCTCACCCGCCACCTCCGCATCCACACGGGCCACAAGCCCTTCCAGTGCCGCATCTGCATGCGGAGCTTCAGCCGCAGCGACCACCTCACCACCCACATCCGCACCCACACCGGCGAGAAGCCCTTCGCCTGCGAGTTCTGCGGCCGCAAGTTCGCCCGCTCCGACGAGCGCAAGCGGCACGCCAAGATCCACCTCaagcagaaggagaagaaggcCGAGAAGGGCTCGGGCGGGCAgccccccgccgcgccccccgccgccgccgccgccaccacCTCGCCCCCCGTCGCCCTCGCCCCCGCCGTCACCACGTGCGCTTGA